AGGTGGGGGGTGAGCTCGTCCAGGTCGACGCCGCTGTGCCCGGCGAGCAGCTGGGACAGCTCGGCGACGCCCGCGTGGAACTTGTCCACGTCGGCGTACAGCTCGATCCGGTTGCAGGTGTTGACCAGCGCGGCCTCGCCGACGGTCGCCGAGGCGGCCGCGTCGTGCAGCAGCCTGGTCGGGGCCAGGCCGGTGAGCGCGGCGCGCTCCAGCACGCCGACCGGCGCGGTCCGGTGGCTCAGACCGACTACCAGAAGACTCATGCCCCCACCTCGTCGTGACGGATGTGCGTGCTCACGCCGGCATCACCGCGGACAGGTCGTCGTCCGGGCCGCCCTTGGCGGCGGGCGCGGTCTTCGGCGGCGCGGTCTTCGCCTGCTCGGCCTTGCCGCCGGCGGCCCGGCGCAGCTTGGCCGCGGCGGCGCGGACCGGTCCGGGGGCGCGGTCGAGCACCGAGTCGCCCGCGGACGGCTCGTCGCCGGCCTTGCGCTGCTCGTGGAAGGCGAGGATCTGGAGCTCTATCGAGAGGTCGACCTTGCGCACGTCCACGCCGTCGGGCACGGTCAGCACGGTCGGGGCGAAGTTCAGGATGCTGGTCACGCCGGCCTCCACCAGCCGGTCGCAGACCTGCTGGGCGGCGCCGGGCGGGGTGGTGATCACGCCGATCGAGACCTGCTGGGTGGCGACGATCTCCTCCAGCTCGTCCATGTGCCGCACGGGCAGGCCCGCGGCGGTGCTGCCGACCACGTTGGGGTCGGCGTCCAGCAGCGCGGCCACCCGGAAGCCCCGGGAGGCGAAGCCGCCGTAGTTGGCGAGGGCGTGGCCCAGGTTGCCGATGCCGACGATGACGACCGGCCAGTCCTGGGTGAGGCCCAGCTCGCGGGAGATCTGGTAGACGAGGTACTCCACGTCGTACCCGACGCCGCGGGTGCCGTAGGAGCCCAGGTAGGAGAAGTCCTTGCGGAGCTTCGCGGAGTTCACCCCGGCCGCGGCGGCCAGTTCCTCGGAGGAGACGGTGGGGACCGAGCGCTCGGAGAGCGCGGTCAGCGCCCGCAGGTAGAGCGGGAGGCGGGCGACGGTCGCCTCCGGGATGCCCCGCGCACGCGAGGGCCTGCGCGCGGCGCCCTGGTCGGGCGTCTGCGAACTGCTGGGTGAGGGTCGGCCGATTGCCACGTTGCTCCTGCGGGTGAAGCTGGGCTTGGACCGCCAGGCTATGCGTTTGTGAACGTGTGCACAAAGATGGTGCCCGATTTGTCCCCGAACAGTGACACGCATCACTCGTAACCCGCCGAGCCGATCAGCGCCCGCGGGCCCTCCACCCCGGCCGGCCAGGGGCCCAGCGGCGCCACCCGGCGCCGCAGCGGGACGCCGCCCCGGGAGCGCTCCGAGCGGGCCGGGGCCAGCCGCGGCCACGGCACCGCCGGCCGGGCCGGCAGCCGCTCCTCGGGGCAGCCCGTCCGGCGGCAGTGCCGCAGCAGCTCCACCGTCGCCAGCGCGTCCCCCAGCGCGGTGTGCGCCGGGAACCAGCCCAGGCCGGCCGCGTCCACGCACGCGGACAGCCCGAAACCGCCCGCCTCGGGCAGCAGCCGGCGGGCCATCCGCATCGTGCACAGCAGCGGCACGGGCGGCAGCGCCACCCCGATCCGGGCGAACTCGCGCTCCAGGAACGACCGGTCGCAGGTCACGTGGTGGCCCACCAGCACCCGGCCGGCCAGCAGCTCCAGCAGCCAGGGCGCGATCTGCCGGAACCTGGGCGCCCCGAGGACGTCCTCCTGCGCTATCCCGTGCACGTGCGTCGGCCCGACCGGGCCGCCCGGGTCCACCAGCGTCGCGAACTCGCGCTCGATCCGCAGCCCGGCGTCCAACTGCACCACGGCGACCTCGACCACCCGGTGGCGCCAGGGGCTACGACCGGTGGCCTCGACGTCGACGACGGCGTAGCCGCTCATCGCGCCCTCCTCATGCACAGCCCCCGGCGGACACGGAAAACCGTTCGATCGTAAGCCGAGAAGCGGGCGAACTCCTAGGGCGATCTTCATCGAACGTTCACGAAGCAGTGCTGCGGCGGAGGGCGCGGCCGGGGCCCGGGAGGCGGCGGGCCCCGCGGGGGCTCAGGCGCCGAGCGCCTTGCGCAGGCGGCCCTCGTCGACCCGCCAGAAGTCGTGCTGGCGGCCGTCGACCAGGGTCACCGGGATCTGCTCGGCGTACTCCGCGTACAGGGCCGGGTCCTGGAGGATGTCCTTCTCCTCGAAGGAGGCGCCGAGGTCGGCGGTGACCTTGAGGATCACCGCCCGCGCGTCCTCGCACAGGTGGCAGCCGGGCTTGCCGATCAGGGTGACGGTGGTCTCGGCGGGGTTCTTCTTCGCGCGTCGCAACAGGCTCACCGGTTCATTGTGCCGCCGCCCGTTCACTGCCCCGGCACTCCGCCGACACGGGGTCGGACGGCCGCGCTGACTATGCTCGTCGCATGGCAGCGCTGCGAAGGCTCACCCGGTCGAGGCGTTCCACCGACGACCGGACCGTCCTGGCGGGGGAGGCCGCGGCCGACGCCGCCGAGGCCCGGCTCGCGCCGGACGGCCCCGGGGCGCCGGAGGGGGACCACACGCCGGTGCCCGGGGACGTCCGGGCCGCCGCCTTCTTCGACTGCGACAACACCATCCTGCGCGGGGCGGCGATCTTCTACCTCGGGGTCGGCCTGTACCGGCGGCGCTTCTTCTCCCGCCGCGACCTGGCCCGCTTCGCCTGGCAGCAGGCCGCCTTCCGGCTGCGCGGCGCGGAGAACCCGGAGCACATCGCCGACGCCCGGGACAGCGCGCTGGGCCTGGTCGCCGGCAAGCGCACCGCGGACCTGGAGCGGATCTGCGAGGAGATCTTCGAACCCGTGCTGGCCGAGAAGGTCTGGCCCGGGACGCGGGCCCTGGTGCAGATGCACCTGGACGCCGGGCAGCGGGTGTGGCTGGTGACGGCCGCCCCGCAGGAGGTGGCCCGGCTGATCGCCCGCCGGCTGGGCATGACCGGCGCGCTCGGCACCGTCGCCGAGACCCGGGACGGCGAGTACACCGGCCGGCTGGTCGGCGGGATGCTGCACGGCCCGGCGAAGGCGGCCGCGGTGCAGGCGCTGGCCCGGCGCGAGCAGCTGGACCTGGCGCGCTGCGCGGCGTTCAGCGACTCCGCCAACGACATCCCGATGCTGAGCCTGGTCGGCCACCCGTACGTGATCAACCCGGACGGGGCGCTGCGCCGGCACGCGCGGGCGATGGGCTGGCGGGTGCGGGACTTCCGCACCGGGCGCAAGGCGGCCCGGATCGGCGTCCCGGCGGCGGCCGGTCTCGGCGTGCTGGCGGGGGCGGCCGCGGCGGCGGTCGCGGTGCACCGGCGGCAGCGCGCCTGACCCCGGGGCGGCGCCGAGGCGTCAATCCGGCGCCGCCGACACGCCCGCCCGCGGGTAGTCGTGCACGTCAGCGGGGGTGAACCCGTCCGGGGCGGCGGGTGGTTCGAGAACGTCCGGCTGTGACCGGAACTGATCGTTCGCCAGTCGGCCAAAGTCATGGGTTGGGACCGTGGATAGCGGGGAAACCGGGCCCGCGCACCGGTGTTCGGTCACCTGATGTGCACAAGTGGTCACATTGAGCCGGGTGGATGGCGTCAACTCCGGTCACCGACAGGTGAATATGCGCAAGAAGTGGACCTCAACCGACCACTTCGACCACGCGGTGTAGCTGTCATTGCACAAAGCGTTATTCTCTCCTGGATGCACCCCACCCGAACGTCCCCGTGACGGGTGGCCAGTGCGGCGTGCTCTCCGCACAGGCGGAGGTGATCCGTCCACAGTTCTGCCTCTGGGAGTCCCGTGTACCCACCCGTCCGGAACGACGCGCCAGCCACCTCCCGCCCGTCGACCGCCACTCTGCGCCGCGGTGTGCGCCTGGAACGGCTGTGGGCCGCGATCCGCGAGTTCGAACTGACCGTGCCGCAGCCCGCGGTGGCCGGTCCCGCGTTCGCCGCGCCCTCGTTCGCCGCCACCGCGCCCGCCGCGTTCGCCGCGCCGCTGCGGCGCTCGACCACCACCGGGTCCGCCACCGGCCCGGCCGCCGGCAACACCCGGCCGGCGGGGCGCGCGGCCGCACCGTGCCCGCCCCCGGCACCCGCGGCCGGGCCCGCAGCGCCCCCGCGGGCCCCGGCTACGACACCGAGCACAACCCGGTGGTGGAGCTGGTCGAGCGGGCCCAGAACGGCGAGAGCGAGGCCTTCGGGCGGCTCTACGACCACTACGCCGACACCGTGTACCGGTACATCTACTACCGGGTCGGCAGCCGGGCCACCGCCGAGGACCTGACCAGCGAGACCTTCCTGCGCGCGCTGCGCCGGATCGGCACCTTCACCTGGCAGGGCCGCGACTTCGGCGCCTGGCTGGTGACCATCGCCCGCAACCTGGTGGCCGACCACTTCAAGTCCAGCCGGTTCCGGCTGGAGGTCACCACCGGCGAGATGCTGGACTCCAACGAGTGCGAGCGCAGCCCCGAGGAGTCGGTGCTGGAGTCGCTCTCCAACGCCGCCCTGCTGGACGCGGTGCGCCGGCTCAACCCGCAGCAGCAGGAGTGCGTCACGCTGCGCTTCCTGCAGGGCCTCTCGGTCGCCGAGACGGCCCGGATCATGGGCAAGAACGAGGGCGCCATCAAGACGCTGCAGTACCGGGCGGTGCGCACGCTGGCCCGCCTGCTGCCGCCGGACGCCAGGTGATCCGCCGACCGTGGACGCGACAGCCCACAGACCGTCGCCGCCGCCCCCGGCGGCCGACGGACCGTCAACCCGCCCCCGGCACACGCACGTCCGGGTGACGGAGCGGTCATCTGCTCTGCTTAATACGCCAGGGGGGTCGTGCGTAACCGACTCCCGACACCGCTCGTTGGCCAGCGTGCAATCCGCCACCGGGCCCGCAGTCAAGTGGGAACTCGAACTGTCACCCGATGGTGTGGTTTCGGCCCGTCGGGACAACCAACCTGCGGGCCACGGTGTCGAAAACGACGAAGGGAGGTGTGGCCCGTGACGGCAAACATGCTGGAGCACCGGCGGGCGAAGTCCTTCGCCGAGGCGCTGGAGGCCCACCAGAGTGACCACCGGAGCGGCGGCTCGCACCGGGCCGGCTCCGCCGCCATGACCGAGCTCCTCGCGATGGCCGACGCACTCGGCGCGGTCCCCGCCCCCGAGCTCGCCGCCGAGACGCGGACGGTCCAACGCGCCCAGCTGATGGCCGCGTTCGAGCAGGAGTGGGCCGGCGGCGCACCCACCGCGGTCCTCCCCGCCCAGCGCGGTCAGCGCGTCCGGCGGACGCGCTGGGGCCGCCGCCTCGCGATCGGCGGCCTGGTCGCCGGCGTCGCCGTCGGCGGGCTCGCCGGAGCCGCCGCCGCCTCCACCAACGCCCTCCCCGGCGACACCCTGTACGGCATGAAGCGCGGCCTGGAAGGGCTGCGCCTCGACTGGGCCGACAACGACACCGAGCGCGGCGCACTGCTGCTCCAGCAGGCGTCCACCCGGCTCGACGAGGCGCAGACGCTGCTGGGCCGCTCCGACAGCCCGACCGCGCTCAGCCCCGCCACGGTCGACCAGGTCCGCCGCGCCCTCGACGACATGCACGCCGAGGCGCTCCGCGGCCGCGACCTGCTGCGCGCGGTCTACCGCACCAACGGCTCGCTCACCCCGATGCGCCAGCTCGCCGGCTTCGCCGGGGAGGACCAGCGCTGGTCCGCCCTGCAGTCCCGGCTGCCCTCCGGGCTGAGCTCCCAGGCGTCCAAGGTCGACCAGCTCTTCGACGACATAAGCGAGGACGTCGCGCCGCTCCGGCTCGGGCAGACCCCCGGGCAGGGCGGCAGCGGCGGCAGCACCGGCGGGACGGCCCCGAGCGGCGGCACCGGCGCCGACGGCGGGACCGGCACCGGCCCGGGCACCGGCCGGCAGCCGCTGCTCCCCGGCACCGGAACGTCCGGCGGGGCGAGCGGCGGCCACGACCCGGCCACCGCGCCGTCCGGCCGGGCCACCACGGCGCCCAGCGCGGCCACCGCGGGCGGCCTCGGCGACCTGCTGGGCGGCCTGACCGGCACCGGCGCCTCCCCCACGGCGACGGGCGCACCGGCGGCCCAGGCCCCCGGGGCCTCCCCGGCCGCCTCCGGCACCCCGGCGGCGACCCCGCCGGGCGGGGGCGGGCAGGGCATCACCCTCCCGCCGCTCATCCCGGGCCTGCTGCCGGGCCTGACGCTCAACTAGCGGCACCGCCGGGGGCGTGCGTCCCGCACGCCCCCGGTTCCGCCACCCGGCGCCGTCCCCTCAGCTCAGCTCAGCTCAGCCGAAGACGGAGCGCCGCTGCACCAGCAGCTTGTACAGCGTGTGCTGGATGGTCTCGCGGACCTGGTCGGTGAGGTTGAAGACCAGCATCGGGTCCTCCGCCGCGTCCTTCGGGTAGCTGTCGGTGGGGATGGGCTCGCCGAACTGGATGGTCCACTTGGTGGGCAGCGGGATCGCGCCGAGCGGCCCGAGCCAGGGGAAGGTCGGCGTGATCGGCACGTAGGGCAGGCCGAGCAGCCGGGCCAGCGTCTTGAAGTTGCCGATCATCGGGTAGGTCTCCTCGGCGCCGACGATCGAGCAGGGCACGATCGGCACGCCGGCCCGCAGCGCGGAGGCGACGAAGCCGCCGCGCCCGAAGCGCTGGAGCTTGTAGCGGTCGGAGAAGGGCTTGCCGATGCCCTTGAAGCCCTCGGGCCAGACGCCGACCACCTCGCCGCGCTCCAGCAGGGTCTGGGCGTCCTCGTTGCAGGCCAGGGTGTGGCCGGCCTTGCGGGCCAGCTCGTTGACCACGGGGAGCACGAAGACCAGGTCGGCGGCGAGCATCCGCAGGTGCCGGTCGGCGTGGTCGTGGACGGCGACCTGGGTCATCAGGGCGTCCAGCGGGACGGTGCCGGAGTGGTTGGCGACGATCAGCACGCCGCCCTCGGCGGGGATGTGCTCGGTGCCGCGCACCTCGATCCGGAAGTACTTCTCGGCGAGCGGCCGGAGCAGGGCGAGGAAGACCTCCTCGGTGAGCTCCCGGTCGAAGCCGAAGTCGTCGACCTCGTAGTCGCCGGTGAGCCGGCGGCGCAGGAAGCCCAGGCCGCTGGTGGCGCGTTCCTCCCAGCCCTTGCCGAACACCCGGGTGGCGGTGGCGCCGAGCTGCCCGGCGAGGGCGGCGCCGACGCCGTCGGCGATCCGGTCGGCGAGGCCGGGGCGGGGCTCGGGCCCGTTCCAGCTGGGGGCGGACTCGATCGGGATGACCTTGGCCGCCGGGTCGGCGGACTCCCGGGCGGCTGTCATCGCGGCCTCGTTTCCTGGTTCCGGGTGGGGTGGTGGTCGGTGAGCAGGCCGGTCAGCCGGTCGGTGACGGCGGTGAGCCGCTCGGGCGGCAGCGGGCCGGGCGCGCAGTGCGCGGCGAAGTCGGCGAAGGTCTCGGAGGTGGTCCAGCGCGGGGTGTGGCCGAAGCCCTCGCGCAGCTGGGCGGTGTCCACCACCCGTCCGTGGGTGAGGAGTTGGAGCTGCTCCTGGGAGAACGCCCGGTCCGCGGGGGCGGCCAGCTGCCGGGCCAGCCGGCCGATCAGGCCGAGCGCGGGCCGCAGCAGCGGGACGGTGGGGCGGCCGAGTCGGCGGGCGCACTGGGAGAGCAGCAGGACGCCGTCCCCGGCGACGTTGTAGGTGCCGGGGGGCGCGCCGAGCGCGGCGAGCCGCAGCACCTCCAGGGCGTCCTCCTCGTGGACGAACTGCAGCCGGGGGTCGTGGCCGAAGGCGGTGGGCAGCACCGGGAGCCGGAAGTACGCGGCGAGCGGGGTGTCGCCGTCCGGGCCGAGGATGTTGGCGAAGCGCAGCACCGTGACGTCGACGTCGGGGCGGCGGCGGGCGAAGCCGCGGACGTAGCCCTCGACCTCGGCGGCGTCCCGGGCGAAGCCGCCGGGGGGCAGCGCCTTGGGCTGGGTGCGCTCGCCGAACACGGCCGGGTCGCGCGGCGCGGAGCCGTACACGGCGGTGGTGGACTTGACGACCAGGCGGCGCAGGCCGGGGGCCTGCTGGCAGGCGCCGAGCAGCTGCATGCTGCCGATGACGTTGCTCTCCTTCACCGCGGCCCGGCCGCCGTGGCCGAGCGCGGTGACGTTGAGGTGCACCACGGTGTCGACGCCGTGCTCGGCGATCACCCGGGCGACCGCGGGGCGCCGCGGGTCGACCTGGGCGTACCGGACGCCGGACGGCAGGTCGGACGGCGGCGGTGCGGCGTCGACGCCCACCACCCGGTCCACCTCGGGGTGTTCGGCGATCCGTTCGGCGAACCGCGCGCCGAGCGGACGCGCCACCCCGGTGACGAGCACGACCTTGCCCACGCTGCCCCGACCTCCCTGGACGCCCACCCTGGTCTGCACCGTACCGCGCGCAGGTCGCGGGGGCGGAAACGCCACTGCCCGCCCCGGGGATTTCTCCCGGGGCGGGCAGTGGTTCACCGTCGGCGCCAGTTCTACCTGCGTCGCTGAACGCGTGTGCGGGGGGATCATCCCCGCGTGAGCGAGGACGGCGCCGAACGGTGTTACTTCTTGTTGCGACGCTGGACGCGAGTCCGCTTCAGAAGCTTGCGGTGCTTCTTCTTGGCCATACGCTTGCGACGCTTCTTGATGACAGAGCCCACGGAACATTCCTCGCTCACTCGGACCCGCGCCCGTGAGAGACGGGAGTCCATACGACTGACGGAGGGCCTAGCCTACCGTCCACGTCGCGTTTGCCGTAATCGGTGCCCCTGCGGGGCTCCGGGCTACGCGCTCTCGAGCCGCACGTAGGACTCCTGGAGGTACTCGTGCACCTTCTGCTCGGGCACCCGGAAGGAGCGGCCGACCCTGATGGCCGGAAGCTCTCCGCTGTGCACGAGGCGGTAGACCGTCATCTTCGAGACCCGCATCACCGAGGCGACCTCGGCCACGGTCAGGAAGACGACATCCTGCAGGGGACGCTCGCCGGAACTCATGACCCATCACCCGACCCTTACCCGTGTGCAAGGCACCGGCTTCCCCTCCGGTGACTCCACCGGCACACGTGTATCCCCAGAGTAGTTATGCGTGGTACGGGTGGGAAGAGGGGGGCCCTCACCTGTTGTACGGTGCGAGATCCGCCCGTTGCAGTACGTAGTCGCTCAGCGGAACGTAGCAGCTCGGCGCGGAGCCGTCCTCCAGCGGGACGACCACGTCCACCAGACCGTCCGCCTCGGCGGCGAACGGGGCGACGTCGTTGCAGTCGGCGATGCCCCCGGCCGGGATGCCGAGGCGGCCGGCGCCGCAGAGCCAGCCGTGGTCGCCCAGCACCAGGTCGGGCGGGCGGTGCCCGGCGTCGGCGAGGGCGGTCAGGGCGAGCCGGACGGGCAGCGGGGAGTGGGTGTGCGCGAGGTCGCCGGGGCCGGGGCGGCCGGGGCCGTCGGGGCCGTCCAGCGCGCGCATCACCAGGACGCCGTCGAGTACGTCGAGGTAACGGGGGCGCTCGCCCTCGGGGGTGGGCTCGCGGAAGCGCGCGCCCCGCGCGGGGGTGTGCACGGTGCAGCCGGCCGCTTCGAGCGCCTCGGCCAGCGCGCGGTGGAAGCCGGCCAGCTTGGTGGGGTGGCCGGTGCCGGCCAGCACGCTGCCGCGCCGGTCGGCGGTGCGGCGCAGCAGGGCGGCGAGGCGGTCCAGGGCGTCGAGGGTGCGGTCGGGGTCGATGGAGTCCGGGCCCTGGCGGTGGCGCGGGTCGGGGTTCACGCCGGCCTTCGCGGCCATCAGCTCCAGCACGGCGGCCTCGTCGCGGCGGGCGGCGGCGGGATCGAGGCCCATCAGCGTCCGGGGGTCGCCCTGGGCGAACAGCCGGTAGTGCCGGAGGTTGTTCTGCCGCGGGGTGGGGACTTCGGGACCGGCCAGCCGGTGCTTGACCAGGTAGCCGCGCAGTTCGTCGCGGTCGATCCGGGCGGTCACGGGATCAGTCCGTGGTGCGGGAGGACGGCCCGGCGGGTGGCCAGGACGGCCTGGTCGAGGCGGTCGGCGGGGTCGTAGCCGCCGTCGTGGAAGTCGGACCAGTTCGGGGTGGCCCCGTCGGTCATCCGCAGCGGGGCGGGGCGACGGGTGAGCCGGTAGGTCTCGGCGCGCCACTCCTGGGGAGTCTCGGTGGCCGGGTCGACCGGGTGGCCGGCGGCGGTGGCGACCAGGTGCGTCCAGGTCCGGGGCACCACGTCGACCACCGCGTACCCGCCGCCGCCGGTGGCGATCCAGCGGCCGTCGGCGTGCTCGTGGGCGAGGCGGTGGACGGACTCGGCGATGATCCGCTGGGCGTCGACGGTGACGGCGAGGTGGGCGAGCGGGTCCTCGACGTGGGTGTCGGCGCCGTGCTGGCTGACGATCACCTGCGGGCGGAACGCGGCCAGCAGTTCCGGCACCAGGGCGTGGAAGGCGCGCAGCCACCCGGCGTCGCCCGTCCCGGCGGGCAGCGGCAGGTTGGCGGCGGTGCCCTCGGCGTCCGGGCCGCCGGTCTCGGTGGCCCAACCGGTCTGCGGGAACAGCGTGGTGGGGCTCTCGTGCAGCGAGACGGTCAGCACCCGGGGGTCGTTCCAGAACGCCTGCTGCACGCCGTCCCCGTGGTGGACGTCCACGTCGACGTAGGCGACCCGTTCGGCGCCGAGTTCGAGCAGCCGGGCGATGGCGAGGGCCGGATCGTTGTAGACGCAGAACCCGGACGCCCGGCCGGGCATCGCGTGGTGCAGCCCGCCCGCGAAGTTGACGGCGTGCGGGGTCTCGCCGCGCCAGACCGCCTCGGCGGCGGCCACCGACTGCCCGGCGATCAGCGCGGACGCGGTGTGCAGCCCGGGGAACGCCCAGTTGTCGTCCGTCCCGAGCCCGTGCGCGGCGTCGACCGTCGCGGGGTCGGCCGCGGCCCGCTTCACCGCCGCCACGTACTCGGCCGTGTGCACCAGCCGCAGCGTCGAGTCCCCGGCCGCCGGGGCCGAGCGCACCGTCACCGACGGCAGCGCGGTCAGCCCCAGCGACTCGACCAGCCGCATGGTGAGCGCGAGCCGCGTCGGGTCCATCGGGTGCCCGGGGCCGAAGTCGTATCCGGTCTCGGCCTCGTCCCAGAACAGGTGCAGGCCGCAGGTGGTTTCCGCCATGCCCCACACCGTATCGGGGCGGCCCCGGAGTGACCGATCAGCGCCGCTTCGCCGTCGACCCGCCGTCCACGACCGACCGGATGGTGACCGAGTGGCGATCGTTTCCGGACCGCTTCGCGCGGAGCGTAGTCGGCGTGTTACGTTCCGCGACGTCGCCTCATTAAATGTTCGCCCCGGCGGTGCGGTAACACCCCGGGGCACGACACAGGAGCCACAACTCCGATGCACATCAATCGTAGCGCCCACGCGGGCCGCTTCACCGTTCTTCCGAACCAACTGCTGCAGAACTCCGACCTCCACTGCGGCCCCCGGGGGCTGCTCGGGTTCCTGCTCTCCCTCCCCGACGGCCGATGGATGCCCGCCGAGGAGATGGCCCGCCACTCCGGCGAGAGCCTCAACCGCATCCGCAAGTACCTGCGTGATCTGGCCGCGGCCGGCTACTACGCCGTCCGCCGGGTCCGGATCGCCCAGGGCCACATCATCTCCGTGCAGCACGTCACCGACGTCCCCTGGCAGTTCCCGTCCGCGCAGGTCGCACCGACTGTGCGGGAACCGGAGTCCGGTTCCCGTGAGCTCCTAAAGACAAAGAACCAGGAGCAAGGAACCCCCCTCCCACCCCTCCCTCCCGAACCGCCCGCCGGGCCGCACGCCGAACCGCCCGCCGAACCAGCTGCCGGGCCGCCCGCCGAACCGCACGCCGAACCAGCTGCCGGGCCGCCCGCGATCCCGCGCCAACGCACCCGGACCGCACCGCGCCCGCCCGCGCCCATCCCCGTACTTGCCCCCGCACTTGCCCCCGCGCCCGTCCCCGCGCCCGTCCTCGACGGCCGGATGCGCACCGCCGCCGACGCCCTGCTGCGCGTCGTCCGCCGCGAGCCCCGCCTGCGGATCGGCGAGGCCGAGGCCGCCCGTCTGGCCCCGCTGGTGGCCCGCTGGATCGACCGCGGCAGCACCCCCGCCGACCTGGCCGCCGCGCTGCTGCCCGGCCTCCCGGAACAGGTCCACTTCCCCGGCGGGCTCCTGCGCCGCCGCCTCACCGACAAACTCCCCGCCGTCCTCACCCCGCCCGCCCCCGCACCCACCTGCCCCGCCTGCCACGACCCCGTCCCCCGCCCCGGCCCCTGCCCGCCCTGCACCCAGGCCCCGCCGTCCGCCCCCGTCACCCCGGGCACCGGCGCCACCCTGGCCCGCGAAGCCCTCCGCCGCGCCCGGGCCGCCACCTGCTGACCGCGCCGGGCAGCAGGAGCAGGTCCGCGCCCGCCCCGGACCGGATGCGTGCCTGGTCTCCTACCGGGACGAAGTGCGCTGAGCGGTGAGTACGGGCTGGTAGTACCCGCTGGAGGCCGGGGTGTGCCAGGTGAGGCTGGTGAAGCCGGCTTCAGTGACGAACTCCGTCAACTGCTGGCGGGTCAGTGCCCAGTAGGTGGTGCGGCGGACTCG
The window above is part of the Kitasatospora sp. NA04385 genome. Proteins encoded here:
- a CDS encoding acetoin utilization protein AcuC; translation: MAETTCGLHLFWDEAETGYDFGPGHPMDPTRLALTMRLVESLGLTALPSVTVRSAPAAGDSTLRLVHTAEYVAAVKRAAADPATVDAAHGLGTDDNWAFPGLHTASALIAGQSVAAAEAVWRGETPHAVNFAGGLHHAMPGRASGFCVYNDPALAIARLLELGAERVAYVDVDVHHGDGVQQAFWNDPRVLTVSLHESPTTLFPQTGWATETGGPDAEGTAANLPLPAGTGDAGWLRAFHALVPELLAAFRPQVIVSQHGADTHVEDPLAHLAVTVDAQRIIAESVHRLAHEHADGRWIATGGGGYAVVDVVPRTWTHLVATAAGHPVDPATETPQEWRAETYRLTRRPAPLRMTDGATPNWSDFHDGGYDPADRLDQAVLATRRAVLPHHGLIP